A region from the Patescibacteria group bacterium genome encodes:
- a CDS encoding ABC transporter ATP-binding protein/permease, with amino-acid sequence MPCIRQINRIMHLKNSKKYLSDFRNILRAMRRAISYSFHITPAHTLGVLIATIFLAVIPIIASWVNGKIIDALIASVGKLPHIPEVLVKFVIFSIMVSLLATLLDRLFDFFDFNMFYGFSRELDRDITEKFAYLDDEYYENPETNILLQKVRESYGNRPLNFIDGTYNLLSYSVGIITSLGVVIALSPLLIPLMILSTLPQFVSNVVFGKRKWGIWDVHGNTRRDYSWSRSYLSNYTSLQELRIFNLRRFLIERIYKLYTDFQNAQRKIENKRIKVSAILDIVRVLGLTLAFLFLVRYVLMGAITVGAFSFYISAIRQLQGALNRFFNRSSRIYEDGLYMVDIYKFMDLPKKIVSGKEKFLNKGVPSVQFKDLTFKYPGRDEIVIDNLNLEIKPGEHLAIVGENGAGKTTLIKLLMRFYDPSSGDILLGGKSLKKLDLDEWYKKVGVLFQEFNSYHFDAKTNIGVGNIQNLADLGGIISAAKKSGAHEFIENYENNYGQILNRAFDGGVRPSVGQWQKIALARAFFKDASILILDEPTSAIDPKSEFEIFEKLFEFAKGKTVIIISHRFSTVRNAQRIVVLDKGRIIEDGNHESLIRIKNGKYRIAFELQSKGYK; translated from the coding sequence ATGCCTTGCATAAGGCAAATTAATAGGATAATGCATCTTAAAAACTCCAAAAAATACCTTTCAGATTTTAGAAACATTCTTCGCGCTATGAGGCGCGCAATTTCTTATTCTTTTCATATAACCCCAGCCCACACTTTGGGTGTTTTAATCGCCACAATTTTTCTTGCGGTTATTCCCATAATAGCAAGCTGGGTGAACGGTAAAATTATAGACGCTCTTATTGCAAGTGTAGGCAAATTGCCCCACATCCCGGAGGTCTTAGTAAAGTTTGTCATTTTCTCTATAATGGTATCTTTATTAGCCACTCTTTTAGATAGGCTTTTTGATTTTTTTGATTTTAATATGTTTTACGGTTTTTCAAGAGAGCTGGATAGGGACATTACCGAAAAATTCGCTTATTTAGATGATGAATATTATGAAAACCCCGAAACAAACATTCTACTGCAAAAGGTTAGAGAAAGTTACGGAAACCGTCCCCTTAATTTTATAGACGGAACATATAATTTATTGAGTTATTCTGTTGGAATTATCACTTCGCTTGGCGTGGTTATAGCGCTGTCGCCTTTACTTATTCCTTTGATGATACTTTCAACCCTGCCCCAGTTTGTTAGCAATGTGGTGTTTGGAAAACGCAAGTGGGGGATTTGGGATGTTCACGGCAACACTAGGCGAGATTACAGCTGGTCCCGAAGTTATCTTTCTAACTACACCTCTTTGCAAGAACTGCGGATTTTTAATTTGAGGAGGTTTCTTATTGAAAGGATATACAAACTTTATACCGATTTTCAAAACGCGCAAAGGAAAATTGAAAACAAAAGAATTAAAGTAAGCGCCATTTTGGATATTGTTAGGGTTTTAGGGCTTACATTGGCGTTTCTTTTTCTAGTCCGTTATGTGCTTATGGGAGCGATTACGGTGGGGGCTTTTAGTTTTTATATTTCGGCAATCCGCCAACTGCAAGGGGCGCTTAACCGCTTTTTTAACCGTTCGTCAAGGATATATGAAGATGGTTTGTATATGGTAGATATATACAAATTTATGGATTTACCTAAAAAGATTGTGTCGGGAAAAGAAAAGTTTTTGAATAAAGGAGTTCCAAGCGTCCAGTTTAAGGATTTAACCTTTAAGTATCCTGGAAGGGATGAAATTGTGATAGACAATTTAAATCTTGAAATAAAACCGGGGGAACATTTGGCTATAGTGGGGGAAAATGGAGCGGGCAAAACCACTTTAATTAAACTTTTGATGCGGTTTTATGACCCGTCTTCCGGAGATATTTTATTGGGGGGGAAATCTTTAAAAAAGTTAGATTTGGACGAGTGGTATAAAAAAGTGGGGGTGTTGTTTCAAGAGTTTAATTCGTATCATTTTGACGCAAAAACGAACATAGGTGTAGGCAATATCCAAAATCTTGCGGATTTAGGTGGCATCATTTCCGCCGCTAAAAAGTCGGGGGCGCACGAGTTTATAGAAAATTACGAGAACAACTATGGGCAGATATTAAATAGGGCGTTTGATGGTGGGGTTAGGCCGTCGGTGGGGCAATGGCAAAAAATAGCTTTGGCGCGAGCGTTTTTTAAAGACGCGTCCATACTTATTTTAGATGAACCCACTTCAGCAATTGACCCTAAGTCAGAATTTGAGATTTTTGAAAAGCTTTTTGAGTTTGCGAAGGGAAAGACTGTTATTATAATTTCGCACAGGTTTTCCACGGTTAGAAACGCGCAGAGAATAGTGGTTTTAGACAAAGGAAGGATAATAGAAGACGGAAACCACGAATCGTTAATTCGTATAAAAAACGGCAAGTACAGAATTGCCTTTGAACTTCAAAGCAAAGGGTACAAATGA
- a CDS encoding D-alanine--D-alanine ligase, whose translation MNAESVNVGILFGGKSTEHEVSVITGVQVLNGIDKNKYNILPIYVSKEGKWYISEKFYDIKTFKDLDSIPKHSKEVFLSPIPGELKLTVLSTFLFGGDKNIKADVFFPCFHGGLGECGGFQGLFEIAEVPYVGAEILSSAVSMDKILMKDVFKANNIPSFPYYWFYREYWKSNNKKVLDKIEEKFKYPVFVKPSNSGSSIGVAKVEDRESLENCIEVACVFDRRVIVEKGILGAKEINVSVIGNSGSELLVSECEEVFSEGGFLSYEDKYIRDGKKSKGMASAKRIIPANISAKEKIVAQELAKEVFSALNCCGIARVDFLIRGKDIYVLEINTIPGSLSFYLWEASGLKFKDVLDKLIQLAMDRYKYKSENVCTFPTNILQNFEAGIKGKL comes from the coding sequence ATGAATGCCGAATCTGTAAATGTTGGAATATTGTTTGGAGGAAAATCTACAGAACATGAGGTTTCAGTTATAACTGGAGTCCAAGTTTTGAATGGTATTGATAAGAACAAATATAATATTTTGCCGATATATGTTTCAAAAGAGGGTAAGTGGTATATAAGTGAAAAATTTTACGATATAAAAACTTTCAAAGATTTAGATTCTATACCCAAACATTCAAAAGAAGTTTTTTTGTCCCCGATTCCGGGAGAATTAAAGCTAACTGTTTTATCTACATTCCTTTTTGGCGGGGATAAAAATATAAAAGCGGATGTTTTTTTTCCGTGTTTTCACGGCGGGTTGGGGGAGTGTGGCGGTTTTCAAGGGTTGTTTGAAATAGCCGAGGTTCCTTATGTTGGCGCGGAAATACTTTCTTCCGCGGTTAGTATGGACAAGATTTTGATGAAAGATGTGTTTAAGGCAAACAACATACCTTCTTTCCCTTATTATTGGTTTTACAGAGAATACTGGAAAAGCAATAATAAAAAAGTTTTGGATAAAATAGAAGAAAAATTTAAATATCCGGTGTTTGTAAAACCGTCAAATTCTGGGTCTAGTATTGGAGTGGCAAAAGTTGAGGATAGAGAGTCTCTGGAAAATTGTATAGAAGTGGCTTGCGTTTTTGACAGGCGGGTTATCGTGGAAAAGGGTATATTGGGGGCTAAAGAAATAAATGTTTCGGTAATTGGAAATAGCGGAAGTGAACTTTTGGTTTCTGAATGTGAAGAGGTTTTTTCTGAAGGAGGGTTTTTAAGTTATGAAGACAAATACATCCGAGATGGCAAAAAATCTAAAGGTATGGCATCCGCAAAAAGAATTATTCCCGCTAATATAAGCGCTAAAGAAAAAATTGTTGCGCAAGAGCTAGCAAAAGAGGTTTTTTCGGCTCTTAATTGTTGCGGAATTGCCCGTGTTGATTTTTTGATAAGAGGAAAAGATATATATGTTCTTGAGATAAATACAATACCTGGAAGTTTGAGTTTCTATTTGTGGGAAGCGTCTGGTCTAAAATTCAAAGATGTTTTGGATAAATTGATACAGCTTGCTATGGATAGGTATAAATATAAAAGTGAGAATGTTTGCACTTTCCCAACGAACATATTACAAAACTTTGAGGCGGGGATTAAAGGAAAATTATAG
- a CDS encoding UDP-N-acetylmuramoyl-tripeptide--D-alanyl-D-alanine ligase, protein MIEKILPYKMYLSVFQLENYETRRFIKWVFRNYFVRKLENKKPLVWTFKAKTIYLTSIFYTIFLLIASFRFWGVKGLLVSIITATQSFLFLILARATLFPSENFLRFITRIKLRKKISALKAGNMKIIGITGSYGKTSVKEFLYQMLKTKYNTAKTPNSFNTVLGIAKIVDMELYNDCEFFVCEIGAYKKGEIEEICSVIQPDYAILTGINEQHLERFGSIENTIKAKFELVCATPKTNIILNGDDKLIMKSFEKYVKTPNFYGVLNNTFGAKNVKLKNLKTEFTLILDKKEFKTETTLIGRSNLSNIIAASAMAYILKVEPIKIVRAIHSLKPIPHRLEIKHPAENITIIDDSYNSNPSGFRAALELLKSFKGDKILATPGIVELGNRTKDIHIGLGKLSNEICDYVILIGKNERTIALKSAIEDNKVIFINTLPKLMNAIAKLKLKKPVILIENDLPDNY, encoded by the coding sequence ATGATAGAAAAAATATTACCCTACAAAATGTATTTGAGCGTTTTTCAACTGGAAAACTACGAAACAAGGAGATTCATCAAATGGGTTTTCAGAAACTATTTTGTAAGAAAACTTGAAAACAAGAAACCTCTAGTCTGGACATTTAAGGCTAAAACCATTTATTTGACATCTATCTTTTACACGATCTTCCTTTTAATAGCGTCTTTCAGATTTTGGGGGGTTAAAGGACTTCTCGTGTCAATAATTACCGCCACTCAATCTTTTTTATTCTTGATTTTGGCGCGGGCTACTTTATTTCCTAGCGAAAATTTTTTAAGATTTATTACAAGAATTAAACTGCGAAAAAAAATCTCTGCTTTAAAAGCGGGAAATATGAAAATAATCGGCATCACGGGGTCATACGGAAAAACCAGCGTAAAAGAATTCCTTTATCAAATGCTAAAAACCAAATACAACACCGCAAAAACCCCTAACAGTTTCAACACCGTACTAGGAATAGCAAAAATTGTGGATATGGAACTTTACAACGACTGCGAATTTTTTGTTTGCGAGATAGGCGCTTATAAAAAAGGAGAAATAGAAGAAATCTGCTCTGTTATACAGCCCGACTACGCAATCCTCACAGGCATAAACGAACAGCATTTAGAAAGATTCGGGTCCATTGAAAACACCATCAAAGCTAAATTTGAGCTAGTTTGCGCTACCCCCAAAACTAATATTATTTTAAACGGCGACGATAAATTAATAATGAAATCGTTTGAAAAATATGTCAAAACCCCCAATTTTTACGGGGTCTTAAACAATACTTTCGGAGCAAAAAATGTGAAATTAAAAAACTTAAAAACAGAATTTACGCTCATACTTGATAAAAAAGAATTTAAAACGGAAACAACTCTTATTGGAAGGAGCAATTTGTCCAACATAATCGCCGCAAGCGCTATGGCATATATACTAAAAGTGGAACCGATAAAAATTGTTAGGGCAATACATTCTTTAAAACCCATACCACACAGACTTGAAATAAAACACCCTGCAGAAAACATTACCATAATAGACGACTCCTATAACAGCAATCCTTCAGGATTCAGAGCGGCGTTAGAACTTTTAAAATCTTTTAAAGGCGATAAGATATTGGCAACCCCAGGAATTGTGGAATTGGGAAATAGAACTAAAGACATCCACATAGGATTAGGAAAACTTTCAAACGAGATATGCGATTATGTTATTCTGATAGGAAAAAACGAAAGGACTATAGCGCTTAAAAGCGCTATAGAAGACAACAAAGTTATCTTCATAAATACTTTACCAAAATTAATGAATGCAATCGCAAAATTAAAATTAAAAAAACCTGTGATTCTTATAGAAAACGATCTGCCAGACAATTACTGA
- a CDS encoding alpha/beta hydrolase: MHIVIDNILINLEILKNANASKYLVILHGWQRSLKEWKPIARKMPKYNILLVDLPGFGFSSPPPKPFDNYDYARIIIKLLRKLKIRKYVLLGHSSGGRVAAIISVLKPRDAAKLILVSSAGLIDTRFKNSALKKIGGLSPILNILPSAIAEKIKNAFGSSDYRASKNLKKTFIKVVNQDLTSVFSKISAQTLIIWGEQDKVLPVNQAKILKNLVQKSKLRIVWGTGHNPHLENSEEFIKILEEENIL, translated from the coding sequence ATGCACATCGTAATTGACAACATCTTAATAAATCTGGAAATCCTAAAAAACGCCAACGCTTCAAAATATTTGGTTATCCTTCATGGGTGGCAAAGGTCTCTAAAAGAATGGAAACCTATCGCTAGAAAAATGCCTAAATATAATATATTGCTCGTGGACCTCCCTGGCTTCGGATTCTCCTCCCCTCCTCCAAAACCTTTTGACAATTACGATTACGCGCGCATAATTATAAAACTTCTTAGAAAACTAAAAATCCGAAAATATGTTTTGCTCGGACACTCCTCCGGGGGAAGGGTTGCCGCTATAATATCCGTGTTAAAACCGAGGGATGCAGCAAAATTAATTCTTGTGTCAAGCGCTGGTCTAATAGACACTCGCTTCAAAAATAGCGCCCTCAAAAAAATTGGCGGGCTATCCCCTATTTTAAACATATTGCCCTCTGCCATAGCCGAAAAAATCAAAAATGCTTTTGGAAGTTCCGATTACCGCGCTTCAAAAAACCTTAAAAAAACTTTCATCAAGGTCGTAAACCAAGATTTAACCTCAGTTTTTTCAAAAATATCTGCGCAAACCCTCATAATTTGGGGAGAGCAAGATAAAGTTCTACCTGTAAATCAAGCTAAAATCTTAAAAAATCTTGTCCAGAAATCAAAACTGCGGATAGTCTGGGGTACCGGACATAATCCACATTTAGAAAATAGCGAGGAGTTTATAAAAATTTTGGAGGAGGAGAACATTCTATGA